From Anopheles coluzzii chromosome 3, AcolN3, whole genome shotgun sequence, the proteins below share one genomic window:
- the LOC120955253 gene encoding cyclin-H, which yields MYSLSSQKKFWTFKTEQELAELRVKQNVRFIAKHGASMTEEQRQAHFLSADEERLLLKQYELQLKEFCKRFEPPMPKYVVGTAFHYFKRFYLNNSSMDYHPKEILATCVYLACKVEEFNVSIAQFVANIKGDRVKAMDIILSNELLLMQELNYYLTIHNPMRPIEGFLIDIKTRCNMSNPDRLRPGIEDFIDKTFLTDAPLMYAPSQIALAAVLHAASKEQENLDSYVTESLFGSAKDKLPVLIEAVRRVRSMVRTIELPPKDRVRFLEKKLEKCRNQENNPDSQIYKQRMKKMYEDEDDLDVMGSSYHMNVSDASLDVSQLNTTNPANMTID from the exons ATGTATTCCCTTAGCTCGCAGAAAAAGTTCTGGACTTTCAAAACCGAGCAGGAGCTGGCCGAGCTGCGTGTGAAACAAAACGTTCGCTTTATTGCCAAGCATGGGGCCAGCATGACG GAAGAACAAAGGCAGGCGCACTTCCTATCTGCGGATGAGGAGCGATTGTTGCTGAAACAGTATGAGCTACAGTTGAAAGAGTTCTGCAAACGATTCGAGCCACCGATGCCCAAATACGTCGTGGGGACAGCATTCCACTACTTTAAGCGGTTTTATCTGAACAACTCGTCAATGGATTATCACCCGAAGGAAATTTT GGCAACATGCGTTTATTTGGCCTGCAAGGTGGAAGAGTTCAACGTTTCCATCGCACAGTTTGTGGCCAACATTAAGGGCGATCGGGTCAAAGCGATGGACATTATTCTGTCGAACGAGCTGTTGCTGATGCAGGAGCTCAACTACTACCTCACGATACACAATCCGATGAGACCTATAGAAGGATTTCTAATCGATATTAAG ACCCGATGTAACATGAGCAATCCCGATCGTTTGCGGCCCGGGATAGAAGATTTCATCGACAAAACGTTTCTCACCGATGCGCCCCTGATGTACGCACCGTCACAGATAGCTCTGGCGGCCGTTCTGCACGCCGCCAGCAAGGAGCAGGAGAATCTGGACAGCTACGTTACGGAATCGTTGTTTGGGTCGGCCAAGGACAAGCTGCCGGTGTTGATTGAAGCCGTCCGGAGGGTTCGCTCGATGGTGCGCACGATCGAACTGCCGCCAAAGGACCGGGTACGGTTTCTGGAGAAGAAGCTGGAAAAATGTCGCAACCAGGAGAACAACCCCGACAGCCAGAT CTACAAACAACGCATGAAGAAAATGTACGAAGACGAAGACGATCTGGACGTTATGGGGTCTTCGTACCATATGAACGTTTCGGATGCAAGCCTGGACGTTTCGCAGCTAAACACCACCAATCCGGCAAACATGACGATCGATTAG